Proteins from one Mycobacterium sp. SMC-2 genomic window:
- a CDS encoding PPE family protein gives MMAATWWDHLASELTATAVSWRCITAAVCAVWTGPSSIAMLSASTSYASWLASTAVQAERTASQARSAAAAFEAARAASVPPPLVAANRAQLAALVATNLLGQNTAAIMALEAAYAEMWAQDVAAMAEYQAASAAATGGLPQFDAAPQVTNGGPSTPGSGSSSGAAVSGLLGSSLGDLANQYLQAFLSSGPYEVPISLLSMFNVLWAVASPASPITQALNRLSAAAEASVTFPPQTPATPSAPPAAASSGTAGRLGRLSAPSWATQPDRRDQPAAAAVRALPAEQTAIAVPLPAPMPGGGTPPKQQRPPPEYGAVVRFVPRPPSGG, from the coding sequence ATGATGGCCGCAACCTGGTGGGACCATCTAGCGTCGGAGCTGACAGCTACAGCCGTGTCGTGGCGCTGCATAACGGCCGCCGTCTGTGCCGTATGGACTGGTCCTTCCTCGATCGCGATGCTGAGCGCGTCGACCTCGTATGCGTCCTGGCTGGCCTCCACAGCCGTCCAGGCCGAGCGGACCGCTAGCCAAGCACGCTCGGCGGCAGCTGCTTTCGAGGCAGCTCGCGCGGCGAGCGTGCCGCCCCCGCTGGTGGCCGCCAACCGCGCCCAGCTGGCCGCCCTGGTCGCCACCAACCTGCTCGGCCAGAACACCGCGGCGATCATGGCGCTCGAGGCCGCCTACGCCGAAATGTGGGCCCAAGACGTCGCGGCGATGGCCGAATACCAGGCGGCGTCAGCGGCCGCCACCGGGGGCCTGCCGCAGTTCGACGCGGCGCCGCAAGTAACGAACGGCGGCCCGAGCACCCCGGGCAGCGGCAGCAGCAGCGGGGCGGCCGTGTCCGGTCTGCTCGGCAGCAGCCTGGGTGACCTGGCCAACCAGTACCTGCAGGCGTTCCTGTCGTCGGGTCCCTACGAGGTGCCGATCTCGCTGCTGTCGATGTTCAACGTCTTGTGGGCGGTCGCCTCACCCGCGAGCCCGATCACGCAGGCGCTCAACCGGTTATCGGCGGCGGCCGAAGCCAGCGTGACCTTCCCGCCGCAGACGCCGGCCACGCCCAGCGCGCCGCCCGCTGCCGCCTCCAGCGGGACTGCTGGGCGGCTCGGCCGGCTCTCGGCGCCGAGCTGGGCGACCCAACCCGATCGCCGCGACCAACCAGCCGCCGCCGCGGTGCGGGCACTGCCAGCCGAGCAGACAGCCATCGCGGTACCGCTGCCCGCGCCCATGCCCGGCGGCGGCACACCGCCCAAACAGCAACGGCCCCCACCCGAATACGGGGCGGTCGTCCGATTCGTACCCCGCCCACCGTCAGGAGGATAA